A genomic region of Candidatus Eisenbacteria bacterium contains the following coding sequences:
- a CDS encoding 50S ribosomal protein L22: MEAKAIARYVRVTPRKADQVLQLIRGKRVDQVTEILDFTPKHVARVIGKVVKSAVANAVAMEGKINVEELRVKMAVAGAGPTMKRFLPRAQGRATPILKKTCHITVIVEGEVSEEDEATARRARRVAPRQAPARPAESKPGAKIAEPAAPAAKKSAAKKPAAKKAEPKKAETKKAEPKGRTAKKSKEAK; the protein is encoded by the coding sequence ATGGAAGCGAAAGCGATCGCGCGATACGTGAGGGTCACGCCCCGGAAGGCGGATCAAGTGCTGCAGCTGATCCGCGGAAAGCGCGTGGACCAGGTCACCGAGATTCTCGATTTCACCCCGAAGCACGTCGCCCGGGTGATCGGCAAGGTCGTGAAGTCGGCCGTGGCGAACGCTGTGGCGATGGAGGGGAAGATCAACGTCGAGGAGCTTCGCGTGAAGATGGCGGTGGCGGGGGCGGGACCGACGATGAAGCGGTTCCTGCCGCGTGCTCAGGGCCGCGCGACTCCGATCTTGAAGAAGACCTGCCACATCACGGTCATCGTGGAAGGCGAGGTTTCGGAGGAGGACGAGGCGACGGCACGCCGGGCCCGACGCGTGGCGCCGCGGCAGGCGCCGGCGAGGCCCGCGGAATCGAAGCCGGGCGCTAAGATCGCCGAGCCCGCTGCTCCCGCGGCGAAGAAGTCGGCCGCGAAGAAGCCCGCGGCCAAGAAGGCCGAGCCGAAGAAGGCTGAGACCAAGAAGG
- the rpsS gene encoding 30S ribosomal protein S19, translating into MSRSVKKGPYVVAKLLKKLEGMNRMNERRVLKTWARRSTISPEFVGHTLAVHNGNKFIPVYITENMVGHKLGEFAPTRIFRGHGSHVEKVAAAAAAAGPGSGPGSGPPK; encoded by the coding sequence ATGAGCCGTTCGGTCAAGAAGGGTCCGTACGTCGTCGCGAAGCTTCTGAAGAAGCTCGAGGGCATGAACCGGATGAACGAGCGCCGCGTCCTCAAGACCTGGGCGCGCCGGTCGACCATCTCGCCCGAGTTTGTCGGGCACACCCTCGCGGTGCACAACGGGAACAAGTTCATCCCGGTCTACATCACCGAGAACATGGTCGGACACAAGCTTGGCGAGTTCGCGCCGACGCGGATCTTCCGCGGGCACGGCTCCCACGTGGAGAAGGTCGCGGCCGCGGCCGCGGCGGCCGGACCGGGCAGCGGTCCCGGCTCCGGTCCTCCGAAGTAA